The genomic segment GTtgcattattatttattgattatttaatatgcttttaaatttgaagatatctatttagattgattttgattAGTAAGGATGTATCTTGTTTtgtagattttataaattataacttcTATCTTCATGGTTCTTGTTATAAATAGTTGCATTATTAATTAGCTATAAGCCAAGTTACTCGATTGAGCTAGTATTGATTATTTACCATACTCTTAGATTTCACAATGCTAGTTCAAGTTCATTTTGATTGATAAGTTTACGTGCAACTTGTTCTAAAGATTTTATGAACTAAAACTTATATCTTATAGTTCTTATTATACTTAGTTGCGTTATtgtttattgataatttaatatgCTTTTAGATTCGAAGATATCTCTTCAGATTCATTTTAATTAGTTAGTTTAAGTTTGTATTTGTTATGTAGATTTTATGAACCGTAACCAATATATTTATGGTTCTTGTTATAATTAGTTGTATTATTATTTAGCTACAAGCCAATTTACCTCATTAAGCCACTATTAATTATTTACCgcttttagatttaaaaatatctattttgattagtaagtttaagtgagtatctattttatagattttatgaATTGGAACTTATATTTATATGGTTTTAATGGATTCTTGAGTCCTCGCGTGCCTCCTGATAAGtttataagattttaatattaaagatgCTTAAGGATAATTGTAAAATTGCATTTGAATATTTAGGTcaaacaatcaatcaatcaagtaAATTGGCTTAGTTATAACTAAATAATAAcacaattaattatatcaagaaCCATAAAGATGTAagttataatttgtaaaatctAAAGAATAAGATACAAACTTAAACTTATTAATCAAAATGAATATGAACAAATTAATATCTTCGAAtctaaaaacatgttaaataatcattaaacaataatacaacTAATTATAACAAGAACCAGAAATATACAAGTTATAgttcttaaaatatatacaatagATACGAACTTAAACTTactaataaaaatgaatttgaatcgATATCTTTTTACTCAAAAGTATAGTAAATAATCAGTAGTAGCTCAATCAGGTAAATTAGCTTGTAAATAAACAATAGCATAactatttataacaaaaaccaTAAAGATATAATTTACGATTCATAAAATCTATAGAACAAGATATCGACTTAAACTTactaattaaaatgaatatgaGCAAATATCTTTGAATCTAAGAATATTGTAAATAATTAGTAGtagctcaataaaaaaaaaattggtttatatctaaataataattaaactaatGGCATATAGATCTTTcaagaaaagaattttttacAAGAATTCCAAAAAACTAACACAAAATAGTTGCTTTTGAATATACCATATCCATTATTATTTCAAACGTAGTAATACAAGAAATATTATATGAGTTAGAAGGGCCAAAATTAAAACACATAGAACTAGGggtcataaataaaataacaatattttggGAGGGACCTAATTAAAATAACCCTTCATACTTGACACAAGGATAAAATTTTCGACAATATTTTACTCCTAGTGCGGCTGTCTAATCCCACACTAGACTAAGGCTTCCTCACAATTTCAACTCGTGTTTAGCCTATCCACTAAGGTGTTTCACACACCCAAAGAACTTTCCCCGAAGCCTTTCAAGCAATAGACAAATGACAGCAATACAAGTCTTAAAATTCAGAATCGTAAACACAATTTACAGGAAAACACTCTCAACCTTTATTAACTTCGAAACAAAGGATGCACAAAACTATTTGTGTGTGCCATGCACAATTTTGCTTGCATGCTAAACATCATCAGTCCTCTTTTATCATAAGAGAACGTGAAAGTTACATATAAAACTATCACCCCTAGATAGATCTATATAATTGGATAGTTTGGACAAAACAGTAATTGCCAAAAAACTATCTCCAACCGCCCTGTTATAACTTCCCTTGGTTTGCCACCTCACAGACCTTCAAGCCAGTCAGCTGAGTCCTCTCTGCCAACCTAGTTGTGCTTCTACATGTTTTGGACAACCCTCTATCCAAGTATGAAGTCATGCCAACCATGATGCTGATGTTCGCATGCACCCGTTAtgcactgctgccgaatctgcctcTGCCTTTGCCCATGCATGCTACCGAGATCCCAGTAGTGTTCTCATTGGCGCGCCCTCGTGCCTAGAACTATGACAAACCACCCCACCTAAAAAGTCTGACGCTTTCGTCGGAATCGAAACAAGATAATCTTGCACCTTGTCCTCATACAAGTCAGTATCTTTCTCTCATGAAACCTCTTCATTTCTCACCCATTTCTCTAGAAATTCAGTCCTCTGGTTCTTTCTAGGACTAGAAATTTGTTAAAAgtcacatttgaaaaaatatgaagctccaatcaaacaaatttaaagagTCCAGTGACCAATTTTAAATAAtccaaagagaaaaataattttattagatgATTTTCAACTTTTCTTGCTTTTGGAATTTTATGGAGATGGTGGAGAATGATCTTCCATGTTCCCAATTAATTAGTGGTTTAGTTATACGCTTCAAGACATGccctaatgatttttttaattgattttatctgCTCATAAGAGCATTTATTGTTTAAACAAACTCATAAAGGgattaaattctaattttgcATGTTCATGGAAACAAATTATTTCATCTGGTGAAGTATTCTCTATATCTTTGTCCTATGAAGCACATAGATTGAAAATTTTACTTGGCTGTAAAGagcatttaataaaaatttagctATCTAAATCTTTTGAGCGTCTTACTACCAACGTATACCGTAGAAAATTCTGAATTTTCATATTTAACGtagatgaaaataatatataaaaaaagataataaacacaaaaaatacataattatacCAAAAAGTTCTTCATGATAGAAgtctaatttgattttgattattcagtatattttttattttttgtctaaaatttagtgagattaattttattttgttttcttaacttTAGTGAGATTAATTGACAAATACAATTCTACAATTGATTTGTAAGTATTCTGAAGAATAAAATCCCTTAAACTTATCTAGAGTGCAAGGTGACTCAAGAATCCATTAAAACCATATAAATATGTTACAATTGAGATTTAGAGCTTTTATATAGATTATATGAATGATTTAACAGATATTTTCATTGTCTAATAggataaatcttttaaaattaagccTAGAAATTGTTGTTTggcttttttttaggttttttttttatgtcatgttatttttttatatattttagtattctgatttttttttctagtctttTTGTGCTTTAACCCTATTTTAATCTATCTTTTGTCTTTTTGTACTTACTGTCGTGACATCACTTATATATCTTGAGAACAAGGTGACTCAAGAAACCATATAAATGAGTTACAACTCAGTGAAGAATTCAAGgaagaaatctttttttattttcttccatgacgtgatgtttttttttaaaaaaaatgcaaaaaaaaataaatttgatttcaaagCATGGATTAATTTCTggggaaaaaaacatattaccaaataaaaacatatcacTTAGCCCTGTTtcactctacaatgaaaattgtTTGCCTTAGTTTTGGTCCTTTTTGAAGGATTGTAGAACGCTTCTATCCTTTGTGATCGATAGTATCATTAAGCATTACGAACTCACCATTTATATATAACGTACGTTCATGCTTCTATCGAGGACAAAACAATGTCAAAAATAGCTACTAGTCAAGGACAAAATAATGTCAACTTCTTCTTTAGgaatttttatgtgatttttcaaaaacattacataatttattttgaaaaactctactaaaaattgcattttaatGATTGGTGCAAtaagaattattataaaatattataaaatttaaacacgtAAAATCAACTCATTCGCATGTGTCGGTATTAGATTTTAACgggtcaaaataattttttttccttttagaatGAGATCATGAATCTTTATTATAGATATGATGATAATACATAAAATCTGAtttcttgtttatcttttctctaCAACGAGAAGACACAAGATATCTAGATTCTATTAATCTAGTAAACTAATGATAAAAGGCTTGACTAACAACATACTTAGAAGAAAACCCATGAACATAAAGCAATATTAAATCCATGGATTTAATTCCCCCCCACACGAATCACTGAACCACATCTCCGGAGATTTTCTGCTTTGGTGGAAGTTTTGGCTCAATATTCAGAGAGCTTGGCTTGCTTCAACAtctgaaaaaagagaagaaaatgaataagAACATTGTGTAATTCATAAATTGAACTAGAAATTATTAGCGTGAGAGAATTACCCCGACATAAACAGAAAGTTTTTGCTTGAAATTGACATGTTCTGCCTTTAGTTTCTGGAGAGCTGCCTTGCCACTATAACATTTAtgtagaaataattttaatatattttggtttttacaTGAAACATTAGCTATggtattttaaaagttataaagaaatataaatcttacctttccaaatcCCCTTCATGGAAAAGTTTTCTGAGTTTATTGTTCTCATCATTGATTTTTGAAGCGCCAATGCTACAAGAAATTTGTTATGATCATGAAATACCATATAAGAAGACAATATTTTGGCGATTCACTGTCAAATACATTTTCCCCTACCTAGCACTGCTACCCTTAAGTCGATACATCATTCTTTCCATGACGAGACGATCAACTGGGGTTGTCTCCCTAAACAGATTGACACAACAAAAAGGATAATCATCTGGGGTTGTCAGTAATATTGAaagtaaagaaagagaagaaaaccgCAGAAACATGCACAGTACTCTACTCACAAAGCCTTCTCGATAGAAGCAATATATCTAGATGAATCCCTTAAAAACATggtaaaaacattttcaatgaAGTCAGGATCATCTTCATTTTCAAGAGTCTCAAGATAACTCACTTGTCCTTGATCCAGAAGTCCCTGCAAGAACCAACATGCATGTTAGTGTAATCTTCGTGATTTGTGGACttcataagaagaagaaaaaaacagaaatgactTTGAAGTTGTTCATTGGTGAAGAAAGACCTCGTCAAACAATGATTGCCTCATGATGCTAAGTTGTTGGCGCAAGGGAGTGCTAGCCATTCTGAAAGTAAAGAAAGGAACAAACTTAGAGAAACTCTTGAGTGGAGGGAGGCTCTAGGGAAGGGGGGAAAAAGGGTTGAAAGCTTAATTGTGCTGTAAAATGGCAAACCGACGGGACTATATATAGGCCAAGATTAAGCAAGAAACTGACATTTGTCACTAGACATGCAACAAATTACaccattcaaaaataaaatatacagatTTGTAGTTGGTGGTAATCACATATATACCATAAATGGCTATCATACAAAAACAGCTGACATTGTTGTTATAGAACTATTTATTGAGCAATTTAGAAACTATCTATCTTTAACcatgatgaaaataaatcataaaaaatagaggaaaatggaaattaaaagagaagaatCAATGCCACACACCATGATGTTGTAAATTCTTAAAGGCATAATGTAATTAAACAAGATTTGGGTTGATATTATGATAATGTAGTAGAAGAATTCAATGTCTTTAGCTTCTTATTTCTTGTTTGCACATACTTCACAAAATTCAATACCttagtgatgttttttttttaagataaaacatAATCATCacactttcatgtattttccCACAAATTCAATAAAGTgaatattttgacaaaaaataaaataattactttcaTAAGATTGACTGGCCTAAAGATTCAAATGTAGTTTTACACTTGTCCTTAACCATTTTTAATAAGTTACAATTCATAAAATCTACAAAAGAGATACGCACTTAAAcctaatgaccaaaataaatctaaatagatatttttaaatctaagaGCAGTAAATAATCAATAGCAGATCAATCAGGTAAATTATCTTATAGCTAAATAATAACGCAACTAATTATAACAAGAATCATAAGGATATTGGTTACgattcataaaatatataaataaatatgaacttaaatttattaattacaatGAATATGAAGAGATATCTTTGAATATGAAAGTgtattaaattatcaataaacaacaatgtaattaattataataagaaCTATAAGGATATAAGTTCTAGTTAATAAAATCTTTACAACAGATACGCACTTAAATGTACTAATTAAAATGAATCCGAACAGATATCTTCAAATATAAGagcatattaaataatgaataaacAATAATGCAACtgaatataataagaaaaacaataatataagttgcatttcaaatatacataactaattttttaaaatctagaaATAGTCTAGTCAGGTAATCTGGCTTAATGCTAACCAATAATGCAACTAATTATAACAAGAACCATAAGGATGTAAGTTATACTTTATAAAATCTAAGTAACAAGATATGaacttaaatttattaatgaaaataaatatgaacaAATATCTTCCAATCTATAAGCATGTTAAATAATCTATAAACAATAATACAACTAACTTTtacttgaacaaaaaatatgcaagttataatttctaaaatctaTAATAGATGCGAACTTAAACTTACTAATGAAAATGAATCTAAATAGATATCTTCATATCCAAAAGTGAATAACCAATAGTAGCTCAATCAGGTAAATTGGcttataaataaacaataatgcAACTATTTATAGCCAAAACCATATTGGcttataaataaacaataatgcaactatttatagccaaaaccataaaaatataatttacagtTTATAAAATCTACAAAACAAGATACAAACTTAAACTTACTAATTAAAATGAATGTCGCACTCGACGTCGCAACGATCCTTCCCAGAGCGAGGAATGAATGTCAAGGtctttgttttgtgaaaaagagagtcgccacctagtattatggttactaggaaccctaactggtctttagAGATTTTAAGGCAggggactggttgtgtaaagaaaaggttttaacacccctagtacgccctacctaaggtaagctgcttggtatttggtttgccttataattgctgTGGTGTtgatgttttctaatcccatcaatttTCCTAGGGTAAGTTTGCTACAATGAACAAACTCGAGCTCAAAGtctaaaaagaaagaacccTTGGTCAATGTGGATCATACTTTGAATATGTCTATAATGTACAAAAGAGAACCAATGCAAatctcttgaaatctgtgtttgattcaTATTTTCACGGCTCGTAAATCGTGgagctaaaaattaaaatgtctcCAATTATAATCGAGGCtcctttcaaggatgtgtgatgacttattattcctagaaaaatattttggatattaaccgattggtttttttatccaaacattaacagtaaataataacaagttattcctaatgatattttggatattcacccatttaagatttctttatccaaacattaaaagtgaataatagatgaattcctcaaaataaaatttttatatttttggaatattggccaacaccctttgaaatttacaaacatgttgtaaaattcaaaatgcaagaaaataatttttgtatttaagaaatccatgctaaaacacattttcttttaaacttggaatatttgttttcttaaaaaaaaaaaaggtgtcataacccatttttgagTCCCTacgtaaaaaagaaaaaattgaaaataaataaataaataaataaacataaatgaaatttgacagtattttATTGACTGATGAGAGTCTTGTTGatagaaaagtccaaaatcagatgtttatgaactcaattaaattttattgaaagtttaattgaatttatagagggtttgattacaagaaaaattgattttgaagtcaatttaggctataattggaaaaaattaaatttcaggggtcaaattataatttttgagagttaatttggttaaattaagggtttaattgcacaagtattgaagtttgatggccaattagggactaaattgaagaaatccgaaaccaatgACTAAACTGGAAAAGGCACGTAAATATGAGGGCTGTAATTAAAACCGAAtcaagggccaaattgaagaaattagaagtttattgatcaattgagggtcaaattgcactAATTCAAGACCAAAGACAAAAGACCAAAGTAAAAAAGGCGGCCaatgttgctacccaatttttgacccagcTGGCATAGAGGTGTTCAAAGCCATTGAATTTGGACCAAAGATGAAAAACTAGCGGGAATGATTTGCAGGGTTCGTTGCATGTAGAACATTGGTTTATTCTGCAAGCAACGTAATTAATTACCCAGATTTTGGTTACCCTTGACCCGTTTCATATTGGGGCAGGTCGCGACCTAGCTGTTATGGGGTGATTCGCGACCTATTTAACTTTGGGGTCAGTCTTGACCCATGAGAGACCCATTTTCTCATGGGTCATGACTTGGTCCTTCTCCTCCCAGCTTCTGGCGGTTTAGATTCAGCCAAAGACCCTCAAATTGCCCTTGGGGCCGACCAAAACCCACTTCTTTGGGATTGGCAGGACTCATTTCTCCTTGGGTCAAGCTTCGACCCAAATGCCTTTGAGGCCAGATGAGACCCACTTCTTTGGGGTGGCAGGAGCTATTTCTTCTTGGGTCAAATCTCGGCTCAATTGCCTTTGGGTCTGGTCGAGACGCACTCCTTTTAAGATGGCAGGACCCATTTCTTTTTAGGTCGAGCCTCAGCCCAAATGCCTTTGGGTCCGGTCGAAACTCACTCCTTTTAGGGTGGCAAGACCCATTTCTCCTTGGGTCGAGCCTTGTCCCAATTGCCTTTGGGGCTAGCCAGGATCCCATTTCTTTTAGGTCTCGCCAGGGCCGGCTaggaacccttttttttttaggtttggcCATAGCTTGGCCCCTTTTTGGGGCCGGCCGATACCCCTCTTCTTTTGGGTCTGGCCACAGATTAGCCCCCCTTCTTTGAGCTAGGTCCAAAAATGGATAAAACAATGAATATGAGCACACATCTTCGAACCTAGGAACattgtaaataattaatagtagCTCAATTAGACAAATTGGCTTGTatctaaacaataataaaagtgTGGTAAGttcttttctaaaaagaaaaacaaaagaaaaggaaacactATCAAGGTATTGAATTTTGTTAAATATGtgcaaacaacaaagaaaaaaggcaTTGTTATTTGTTCATATTCATCAAGTAAATAACTTCAAgagatttttattaattgaaatattattatttattatttatttttaaaattttttacatacattattataaaatcaactaaaatattttttgattacaTTACATCCTTAAGCATTCATAACATCATTGCTCGTGAGATTAAttattctcttcttcttttctttttatatcatgCATATACTCCTGATGCGATCAACGAGTGGATGACCACTCCTAAGAGTCAAACTATGAGGGAAAGCCCATCAACTCGAAGCCCCGAGTTGATCGCACACTTACATGTAGGTTGAGAAATGCAAGAGGCAAGATTTAAACTAAGGATGTCCTCTCCCCTAGTTAACTCCCTATCACTTGATTATTTCAGCTGAACTATTAACTCACTTTAATTGTTCTCTTcttatctaaattttattttatttattatgatatacATTAAAATGAGCTGAAGTAGCTAGGATTTAAATTGCACAATGAACATTGGTTATTTATTATACTCTTAGATTCAAAGATATGCTCAAGTTCATTTTGATTTGTAAGTTTAAGTTTGTATATgttctaaatattttagaaactcTAACTTGtgtctttatgttttttttctgcaATTAGTTACATtattgtttattgattatttaacatGCTTCTGGATTTGaagatatttatttagattgattttgattAGTGAGTATGTATCTTGTTTTGTAGATTTTATAAGCTATAACTTCTATCTTCATGGTCCTTGTTATAAATAATTGCATCATTATTTAGCTATATATGAGCCAATTTACTCGATTGAGCTACGTTTGATTATTTATCATGCTCTTAGATTTGACAATGCCAATTTAAGTTCATTTTGATAAGCAAGTTTACGTGTCAACCTGGTCTAAAGATTTTATGAACTAAAACTTGTATCTTATAGTTCTTATTATACTTAGTTGCGTTATtgtttattgataatttaatatgCTCTTATATTCAAGATATCTCTTCAGATTCATTTTAATTAGTTAGTTTATGTTTGTAGTTGTTATGTAGATTTTATGAATGGTAACCAATATATCTATGGTTCTTGTTATAATTAGTtgcattattatttatttatctagttAATTTATCTCATTGAGctactattaattatttatcgcttttagatttaaaaatatccatTTAGACTAGTAAGTTTAagtgggtattttttttattttgtagatttTATGAATTGTAActtatatttatatagttttaatgGATTCTAGAGTCCTCCCATGCCTCCGAAAAAGtttataagattttaatattaaaaatgcttA from the Populus nigra chromosome 1, ddPopNigr1.1, whole genome shotgun sequence genome contains:
- the LOC133670345 gene encoding pseudo histidine-containing phosphotransfer protein 2-like, translating into MASTPLRQQLSIMRQSLFDEGLLDQGQVSYLETLENEDDPDFIENVFTMFLRDSSRYIASIEKALETTPVDRLVMERMMYRLKGSSASIGASKINDENNKLRKLFHEGDLESGKAALQKLKAEHVNFKQKLSVYVGMLKQAKLSEY